In a genomic window of Gadus chalcogrammus isolate NIFS_2021 chromosome 17, NIFS_Gcha_1.0, whole genome shotgun sequence:
- the epdl1 gene encoding ependymin-like 1, whose amino-acid sequence MQALLLTCLLAVGCLAHTPYRCKSPPLLSGSVMVSSQNEALWESANFIYDAIGQRIRLQEFGVLNNKSFNLDALLLYREGAMFFIDKKNRNCTKRALKGDFQPMQVPQDAQLLGQAVLGSSSGPGEGLLVNTWVGNSPETGKYMSTVTEFGCIPIGTAYHTDQYGWLQVSYYNNIKGVADPSMLNPPEFCKGAELERGQTPVNFLNLFF is encoded by the exons ATGCAAGCTCTGCTACTAACATGCCTGTTGGCAGTGGGTTGCCTGGCTCACACACCTTACCGATGca aGAGTCCTCCCCTTCTAAGTGGAAGTGTGATGGTG TCCTCTCAGAATGAAGCCCTTTGGGAGTCTGCCAACTTCATTTACGATGCTATCGGCCAGCGGATCAGACTCCAGGAGTTTGGAGTCTTGAACAACAAGAGCTTCAACTTGGACGCCCTGTTGTTATACAGGGAG GGGGCCATGTTCTTCATAGACAAGAAGAACCGCAACTGCACCAAGAGAGCCCTGAAGGGAGACTTCCAGCCCATGCAGGTCCCTCAGGACGCCCAGCTCCTGGGCCAGGCGGTGCTGGGTAGCTCCTCGGGGCCTGGGGAGGGACTCCTGGTCAACACCTGGGTCGGGAACAGCCCTGAAACAG GCAAGTACATGAGCACCGTCACGGAGTTCGGCTGCATTCCCATCGGCACCGCGTACCACACCGACCAATACGGATGGCTCCAGGTCAG CTACTACAACAACATCAAGGGAGTAGCCGACCCATCGATGCTCAATCCGCCCGAATTCTGCAAGGGAGCCGAACTCGAGAGGGGCCAGACGCCGGTGAACTTCCTCAATCTGTTCTTCTAG